A region of Sparus aurata chromosome 8, fSpaAur1.1, whole genome shotgun sequence DNA encodes the following proteins:
- the atp6v1e1a gene encoding V-type proton ATPase subunit E 1a isoform X1 translates to MALTDADVQKQIKHMMAFIEQEAREKVEEIDAKAEEEFNIEKGRLVQTQRVKIMEYYEKKEKQIEQHKKIQMSNLMNQARLKVLKARDDMIMDLLSEARQRLGEIAKDPARYSTLLEGLVLQGFYRLLEPKVTIRCRQQDVEMVQAAVNKTIPIYKEAVKSNIVVRIDQERFLPTEICGGVEVYNDNGKIKVSNTLESRIELIAQQMMPEIRVNLFGANPNRKFMD, encoded by the exons ATGGCGCTCACCGACGCTGACGTACAGAAACAG ATCAAGCACATGATGGCCTTCATTGAGCAAGAGGCCAGAGAGAAAGTTGAGGAGATTGATGCTAAG GCGGAGGAAGAGTTCAACATTGAGAAAGGCCGCCTGGTGCAGACTCAGCGGGTGAAAATCATGGAGTATTAcgagaagaaggagaaacagaTTGAACAACATAAGAAAAT TCAGATGTCCAACCTGATGAACCAAGCCAGACTGAAGGTGCTGAAGGCCCGAGACGACATGATCATG GATTTGTTGAGTGAGGCTCGTCAAAGGCTTGGAGAAATTGCCAAGGACCCTGCAAGGTACTCCACCCTCTTGGAGGGCCTGGTGCTTCAG GGATTCTATCGACTATTGGAACCTAAAGTTACCATTCGCTGCCGACAGCAGGATGTAGAAATGGTTCAG GCAGCTGTTAACAAGACCATTCCCATCTATAAAGAGGCGGTAAAGAGCAACATAGTTGTCAGAATTGATCAGGAACGTTTTCTTCCAACAGAGAT CTGTGGAGGAGTTGAGGTATATAATGATAATGGGAAGATCAAGGTTTCCAACACTTTGGAGAGCAGGATAGAACTAATCGCACAACAG ATGATGCCGGAGATCAGAGTGAACTTGTTTGGAGCCAACCCCAACCGCAAGTTCATGGATTAA
- the atp6v1e1a gene encoding V-type proton ATPase subunit E 1a isoform X2 — protein sequence MALTDADVQKQIKHMMAFIEQEAREKVEEIDAKAEEEFNIEKGRLVQTQRVKIMEYYEKKEKQIEQHKKIQMSNLMNQARLKVLKARDDMIMDLLSEARQRLGEIAKDPARYSTLLEGLVLQGFYRLLEPKVTIRCRQQDVEMVQAAVNKTIPIYKEAVKSNIVVRIDQERFLPTEICGGVEVYNDNGKIKVSNTLESRIELIAQQ from the exons ATGGCGCTCACCGACGCTGACGTACAGAAACAG ATCAAGCACATGATGGCCTTCATTGAGCAAGAGGCCAGAGAGAAAGTTGAGGAGATTGATGCTAAG GCGGAGGAAGAGTTCAACATTGAGAAAGGCCGCCTGGTGCAGACTCAGCGGGTGAAAATCATGGAGTATTAcgagaagaaggagaaacagaTTGAACAACATAAGAAAAT TCAGATGTCCAACCTGATGAACCAAGCCAGACTGAAGGTGCTGAAGGCCCGAGACGACATGATCATG GATTTGTTGAGTGAGGCTCGTCAAAGGCTTGGAGAAATTGCCAAGGACCCTGCAAGGTACTCCACCCTCTTGGAGGGCCTGGTGCTTCAG GGATTCTATCGACTATTGGAACCTAAAGTTACCATTCGCTGCCGACAGCAGGATGTAGAAATGGTTCAG GCAGCTGTTAACAAGACCATTCCCATCTATAAAGAGGCGGTAAAGAGCAACATAGTTGTCAGAATTGATCAGGAACGTTTTCTTCCAACAGAGAT CTGTGGAGGAGTTGAGGTATATAATGATAATGGGAAGATCAAGGTTTCCAACACTTTGGAGAGCAGGATAGAACTAATCGCACAACAG TAA
- the atp6v1e1a gene encoding V-type proton ATPase subunit E 1a isoform X3, whose protein sequence is MALKKLLGTRMDNQYFRPPPIKIKIIEIMDSPRVITWDFSQTNVRLAVTKNNKVAVITDGTTCKKITIFEQFGNKIKSGTSNFMRGHRLRGRQPPYFLNITGSTSFFQTSDMNITEDVCQEAEAQLHPRSHDTPLSECCTRQGLFTTEGQVVEVSKVIKVAKEKDFIPLKKITLQQVTVSAKVGSTNGGED, encoded by the exons aTGGCACTCAAAAAGCTGTTGGGAACAAGAATGGATAATCAGTACTTCAGGCCACCACcaattaaaataaagataatagAAATCATGGATTCCCCCAGAGTGATCACATGGGACTTTTCCCAAACTAACGTTCGCCTGGCTGTCACCAAAAACAACAAGGTGGCGGTCATCACAGATGGCacaacatgcaaaaaaataacaatttttgAACAATTCGGGAATAAAATTAAGAGTGGCACTTCAAACTTTATGAGAGGCCACAGACTCAGGGGACGCCAACCCCCGTACTTCCTGAATATAACAGGAAGTACATCGTTTTTTCAAACTAGTGATATGAACATCACAGAGGACGTATGCCAAGAGGCAGAGGCCCAGCTACACCCCCGGTCACATGACACTCCCCTGAGTGAGTGTTGTACGAGACAGGGCCTGTTCACTACAGAGGGCCAGGTGGTGGAG GTGTCAAAAGTGATAAAAGTGGCTAAAGAGAAGGACTTCATTCCGTTAAAAAAAATTACCCTACAGCAG GTGACTGTTTCGGCCAAAGTGGGCTCCACCAACGGAGGAGAAGACTGA